The following DNA comes from Candidatus Hydrogenedens sp..
AATGCAGAAATAGTTCGAAGTGTTTTGACTGGGGAGAAAACTCCGTATAGAGATGCTGTTTTATTGAATGCTATTTTTGGAATTTTAGTAAGTGGAAAAACATCCGACTGGAAAGATGCAATCCATATCGCGGAGGAATCTATAGATTCCAGAAAAGCGATGGATAGATTAGAAAACTTAATCAAATATTCACGCCAATTCGCAAAAGAAGTCCTTTAATTGGTATATTTTAGGTTATTAAGTAGCCCAAAATTTTTTAAATTAAAGAAATACAGGAAAAACAAAGATAACAATGAATAGTCAAATATATGATGTTGCTATTATCGGTGCGGGATGTTGTGGTGCTTCCATTGCCCGTAAATTGTCTACTTATGAAATATCGGTGGTTTTGTTAGAAAAATGTGTAGATGTCGGATTTGGTGTTACAAAAGCCAATTCTGGGATTATACACGCCGGTTTTCATCACCCGATTACATCATTAAAAGCCCGTCTGGAAATCCGCGGGAATTTAATGTTTGACCAACTCCATTATGAATTAGGATTTCCTTTTAAGAGGGTAGGAATTATAGTTGTAGCCTTTAGTATTGAAGAAATGAAAACCATAGAACATTTATATTCCCAGGGTGTAGCCAATGGCGTTCCCCGAATGGAAATATGTGGAAGAGAACGGATTTTAAGTTTAGAACCTCAATTAAATTCTGATGTCGTTGGAGGATTATATGCCCCTACGGGTGGAATTATTGAACCTTATCGTTATGTATTTGCTTTAGTTGAATCAGCACAAAAAAATGGGGTCGAGGTAAAAACACAATTTACAGTAGAACAGGGAATACGAGAAAAGGACTATTGGATAATTAAATCAAAAGAAGGGGAAATCATCAAAGCGAGATATGTGGTAAATTCTGCAGGGCTATTTGCCGATGAAGTCTCAAAATCATTTGATGCGGAACTTTTTGAAATTATTCCAAGAAAAGGGGAAGAATTTTTATTACAACGGAATGCAAAAGGTTTGCCCAATCATGTAATTTTCCCTGTTCCTGGTGCCCATACAAAAGGTATATTAGTTATTCCCACAGTTGAAGGAACATTAATGGTAGGTCCCACCGCTATAGAAACAGATGATAAATATGATTTAGAAACAACATCGCAAAATTTAGAAACCGTTTTTATGCAGGCAACTTATATGGTTCCTGCCATTTCGCGAAGGGAAATCATAACCTCTTTTGCCGGTTTAAGACCAACAATGAAAGGTAATGATTTTTATATTGAACCTTCTAAAAAACAACCGCATTTTATTCAAGTCGCAGGAATTCAGTCCCCAGGATTAACGGCTTCTCCTGCTATAGGGGACTATGTAAAAGACATACTAAAACAAGAGGGATTACAACTAATAGAGAAAAAAGACTTCGACCCATTTTTGCCTCATCCTATTAAGGTTCGTGAGTTAAGTTTTGAAGAATTAGAAAATGTTGTGGAAAAAGACCCTAAATATGGGCATATTGTTTGCCGATGTGAAAGTGTCTCCGAAGCAGAAATTGTCGAAGCCATTTCAAAGGGACATACGACCCTTGATGGAATAAAATTTTATACCCGATCTGGTATGGGACGATGTCAGGGGGCTTTTTGCACCTATAAGATATTAAAGATAATTTCACGAGAGACAGGTATTCCTATAGAAAAAATTACAAAACGGGGAGATAACAGTTGGATAATATCCCAACGACTGCAAACTCTTGCAGATGAAAAAGCAGAGAGATAGGAGTTTTTTATGCAAGAACGAAACTATGATGTTTTGGTAATAGGAGCAGGTGCTGCAGGAATGGCTGCTGCATTAAAGGTGGCAGAAGAGGGTTTGAAAACCGCTATAGTTGACCGAGAACCTTTTTTAGGTGGAATCTTACCCCAGTGTATTCATAATGGTTTTGGAGTACATTTATTTAAGGAAGAACTTACAGGACCTGAATTTGCCGAACGATTTATTCAAGATGTGGTTAAATCAGATATAGATATTTATCTGAATACGACTGCTACAAATATGGCGGTTCATCAACCTATAAAGCAAGTAAATCTGTGTAGTAGTGAACACGGTGTTTTTAGGATTAATGCGAGGGCTATAGTCCTTGCTATGGGTTGTAGAGAGCGAAATCGCGGTAATTTGGGTATCCCTGGAACAAGGCCTGCCGGAATATTTACAGCGGGTCTGGCTCAACGATTAATTAATATAGATGGCTACATGCCAGGTAAGCGGGTGGTTATTGTAGGGTCTGGAGATATTGGCTTGATTATGGCTCGTAGGTTAACATGGACAGGTGCAGAAGTCCTCGCCGTCGTGGAAATATTACCTTATCCATCGGGTATTACAAGAAATATTGTTCAGTGTTTGAATGACTTTAATATTCCCTTATACTTAAGCCATATCATTACAAAAATTGAAGGTAAAGATAGAGTAGAAGCAGTGGAAATAACCCCTCTGGAGAATGGTGCTCCGAATTATACAAAAACCTTCAAAGTAGAATGTGATACACTCTTATTTTCGGTAGGGCTTGTCCCTGAAAATGAATTAACACAATCTGCTGGAATTAAAATTAATCCTGAAACAGGTGGTCCCTTAGTAGACACAAGATTAATGACTTCTGCAGAAGGTGTTTTTGCGTGTGGTAATGTCCTGCATGTCCATGACCTTGTTGATTGGGTTTCCGATGAAGCACAGAGATGTGGAAAGGAATTAATAAACTTTTTGCAAGGGAAAACAGAAAAAATTGAGCAGGGGAAGGTTATTGTAGGTGCAAACCTGAAATATGTTCTTCCCAATAGATATAGATTGGGAGAGAAAAACCGATTTTCTATGCGTTCCCTGATTGTTCGTGATAAAGCAACATTGGTTGTTCGGCAGGGAGAAAAAACAATTCGTCAGTTTACATTAAGACATGTAAAACCTGCGGAAATGTTTCATGTGGAATTAAAGCAAGAAGATTTAAATGATTTGGTCTCTAACGGAGAATTATTACCCATAGAATTTTCACTTAGTTAATAGGATAAAACTATGGAAAAAGAAGTGATTTGTTTAAGTTGTCCTAATGGTTGTCATATTACGGTTCAAGAAACTTCTCCAGGGGTATACCAATTTCAGGGTGCAAAATGTGAACGAGGAGAGGTTTATGCTTATGAAGAAATAACAGACCCCAAACGAGTTGTTACTGCAGTAGTTCAAACCAACTCAGAGGAAATGCCATACATCCCCGTGAAAACAGACAAACCCATACCCAAAAGATACATCAATCCATTATTAGTTCAATTGTATAAACAAAAAATCTCTATTCCTGTTAAATGTGGACAAATAATAATTCAAAATTTCTTGGAAACAGGAGTTAATGTTGTGATTACTCGGACATTTCCCCTTAATTTTGGGAAATAGGTGACATGCCATTTTGTTTTAAAACCAATTCTATATCATTCTCGGTAATTGCACCTTCAAATTTTTTAATAAGTTTTCCTTCTGAATTGTAGATAATCGTAATGGGCAAAGCACCACTTATTTCTGTTTTTAAAACTTTTTCAAGTTCTTCAGGTTTTCCTCCTTCTAACAAATATACAGGACAAGGGAGAGCATTCTTTTTTAAGAATGGCTTTAAAACCTTTTCTTTTATTTCCTTCCCTTCTATGTTTATCAAATACAAACGAACTTTTTCTTTGGAGTATTTTTTGTAAATATTACCAAAATGAGGAAGTTCTGCAACACAAGGAGGGCACCAGGTAGCCCATAAGTTGATAATTATAAGCCCCGGTTTCTTTTCAGCAATCAAGGTTTCAATTTGGGTCAATTTGATATCGTAAATGACAGGTTCTTTTTCAGATTGTTCCCCTACTGCTAAAAGAAAAAAAGAAAAGGTCATCAAAAATAACATACAAAAAAGAGCAATGCTACATCTGTAATAAATATTTACCATAAAATATACTTTTTAGAAAAAACTAACTTTTCGGAACTCTTTTTATAGTGCAACCCCATGCTTTTGTTTCTGCTTTTTCTATCGGTTTACCCGCTAATAAGGCTTCGATGGCATTCTCGGTATATTTTTCTGTTGGCTGTCCATCGGGTCCTTTACGGTCATCAAACGCCCCATGGTAAACTAGCTTACCATCCTTATCTACAATGAAAATTTCAGGCGTTACTTTTGCATCTACTTTATCAGCATACTTATTTTCTACATCTTTTAAGATAGGATATGGTTTTTTTGTTTCAAGAGCATATTTTTTTATATCTTCAGGTTGAGTTTTAAAGTGAGAATCAATTCCAATAAAGACAACACCTTTTGTGCTATATTTTGCATGTAACTTTGCTAAATCCGGGTCTGCACCTCGAGAATAGGGACATTCTTGAGAACAAAACTCGATTACAACAATTTTCCCTTTGTATTGTGTTAATGAATGTTCTTTACCATCATAATCTTTTAAATTGAAATCAGGCATGGGGTCTCCAATATTCAGGGCTTTTATCTGGGAAGTTAACCCAAATACCATACAGATAAGCATACATATTGAAACTATGATGGCTGATTTTTTTGTTGCGTTGGTCTTTGTCATATTCGTATCTCCTATGGTTTATTCTTTTATTTTATCAAAACATTGCTTATTTAATGAATATTTCTCATTTTAAACTTATTATTTTGGAAACTTATTATTATTTATTGTATAATATGCTTTCATATCCTTGAGGAAATAAAAATTTCCCTTGTTTGATTATTTTTTTAAAGTGTGATACAATTTTCAAAACGAGCCCTATCTGATTGAGGATTACACCATTGGATATACTAAAAATAAGAATAATGGATATATCAGATAAGGGTTATCAGATTGATGAAATTATCAAGGTTGCGGAATTACAGCCTGTTGATGTAGAAGCACTTCCCATAGAAACAATACATTTAACTGGGATAGTAAAGAAAACAGGGAAAAACTTTTTATTTCAAGGGAAAATATCAGGATACTATAAGCATACATGTGACCGTTGTCTTGATGATATGCAATATAAACTGGATAAAGAAATAATTTGGTTATTTGAACGAGGACAAGGGAATATATACCTAAATCCTGTGGAGGAAAGTGACCGAAATGTTGAGAATAAATACAGGAGAGGTAAAGAAGAATTTGATGAATTGGCAGAAAAAAGAATGTTTCAAGGAGATGAAATTGATTTGACTCCCTATGTCTGGGAAGAATTGGTATTAGATATGCCTTATAAATTTTTATGCAGTGAAACATGCGCAGGTTTGTGCCCTGTATGTGGTGCAAATTTAAATCATGAAACATGTTCATGTAATATCAATTGTGAAGAGGAAAAAACACAACTTTCAAATACAAAATTATCTGAATTACTTCAAGGAATAAACCTTAACTTAAAGGAGGAGTAAAAGTGCCTGTCCCAAAACGAAGAACTGGAAAAGCCAAGAAAAATATGAGACGGTCTCATCATGCTTTGACAAAGCCGAATTTGGTTGAATGTCCACATTGCAGTGAGAAAATCCTTCCTCACCGGGTTTGTCCCAAGTGTGGGTATTACAAAAATCGTCTGGTATTGAATCTCGAAGAAGAATAATAACTCAAAACTTTAATTTGGAGATAAAACATGCGCATCGCTTTAGATGCGATGGGTTCTGATGGTGCTCCTGCTATAGAAGTGCAAGGGGCTGTGGAAGCCAGTTTAGACCAGAATTGCGACATTGTGCTTGTTGGCAATGAAGAGATACTTAAAAAAGAGTTAGAAAAATATCCCAAAAAGGGGAATATAGAGATAGTCCACACCCCGGAATATATTTCTATGCAAGACCAGCTTGTGCTTGCCCTTCGTCAGAAGAAAGAAAGTAGCCTTCTGGTTGCTTTGCGAAAACTAAAAGCAGGGGAGGTAGATGCGGTCGTAAGCGCAGGGAATACAGGTGCTGTAATGGTAGGTTCGCGAATTATACTGGGAATTATGCAAGGGATATCTCGGCCTGCGTTAGCCCAGGCATTACCAACAATTGGCGGAAAGGTTGTTCTGCTGGATTTAGGTGCTAATGTAGACTGTCAGGTTCGACATCTCTGTGATTTTGCCTTAATGGGTATTGCCTATTCTCATTATGCTTTAGGTGTCGAAAATCCTCGACTTGGATTGATTAATATTGGTGAGGAAATGGTAAAGGGGAGCAGTGTTTTAAAACAAACTTTCCAGATTCTAAGTAAAATTGAAGGGATTAAATTTGTAGGGAACGTTGAACCCAATGGTGTTTTTGGAGGAGAAGCAGATGTCGTTGTCTGTGACGGCTTTGTAGGAAATGTTATATTAAAAACGGCAGAATCCGTTGCGAAGTTCGTGGGTAATTTTATGAAAGAACAACTTTTAAAAAGTTCTATGAATCGTTTAGGTGCTGTATTAGCAAGAAGTGCTCTCCAGGAATTAAAGAAAACTGTAAACCCCAATGAATATCCGGGGGCTCCTTTGTTAGGTGTGCAGGGAATTGTTATTGTCCTACACGGTGCCTCTACAGCATTGGGAATTGCTAACGGTATTCGTGGAGCAGTTAAGGCAGTAGAATCGGATTTATTAGGACATATAGCAGATAATATAGGAAAGTTTTCATGTAAAGAAGTTTTAGACACAGAAGAAGAGAAAAACCAACAGAGTACAAATGATACTACTAATGAAGGCAAAGAACCAATAGATGTAACATAAGTTTTTAGGAGTATTTAAATGGACAGACATGAAACAATTACCCAAATTTTGGAATGCGAATGTGGTGCTAAAATATTGCCTAAAATAGAACATAATGAAATGAAGGGAACTTGTCCCCGTTGTGGAAAAATATTATCCGTACGGATAGAAAGACCTGATGGTGAATATTTATCTGCTAAAGATTCTCCCGCTCCTAAAGAAGAAATTCCTAAAACTGTGGTAAAACTTCCATTACCTGATGATGGATTAGAACCTACCGGCAGAAGCAGTCTAACCTTTTCTTCAGATATTAAAATTCGTTCCAGAGAAGCGGCTACATTAGTAAGTCGAGGCAAAATTGTGGAGGCAGTTGCCTTATACCGATGGATTTGTGAAGAGTGTCCTGAACATCGTGATGCTTATTATGGATTAGGTTTTTGTTATTACAAATTGGGCGATTTGAATCGAAGTCGCTGGATGTTAGAAAAGGCTGTAGAATTAGAGCATCCCAATGCAGGTAAACTCTTATTAAAAATTACACAGAAATTGGAAGAGGAAGAAAAGATTAAAAAAGCAAGTGATGATATAAAAACAAAACAAACACACATAAAAGAACCCGGAGAGTTTACTCTGGATGAATCCGAATGAAATAACCTCAAAGTTGAAACCTCTTGTTGACTATTTCCTCGAACTTGCAGTCTTTGAATGGGGATTATCAGAAAATACACTAATAACATACCGACGGAATTTGAATTCATATATTCTTTTTATCAGCGAGAAGAATATAGATGACCTCACAAAAATAAATTCACATTTTATTTTAGAATATCTTTTAACTCTTCAAAAGAGAGGTATATCCGCTCGTTCTTTAGCACAACATCTAAGCACACTAAGAGGATTTTATAAATTTCTTTATGATGAACAAATAATTGATAAAAATACTATTGATGGATTGGATACACCCCGTTTATCCAAAAAACTACCTCATTTTTTAACCGAAGGTGAAATAGAACAAATATTCAAGGTTGCAGAAACTTCCCCCCGAAATAAAGAAAGAGACCTTGCGATATTAGAACTTTTTTATTCTTGTGGTTTTAGGGTAAGCGAACTAACTCACATTACAATACATGATTTATCTCTAAATGAAGGAATGTTAAGAGTTCGAGGTAAAGGAGATAAAGTTCGCATTGTCCCTATAGGAAATGTAGCCATCGAAAAAATACAAAATTGGCTGAGGATAAGAGAAACAGGCAAAGTAAAATCATCTGCCGTATTTCTATCAAAAACAGGTAAATCTATGAGTAGGGTAACTTTGTGGCGGATTATAAAACATTATGCAATGTTGGCAGGATTATCAGATAGAGTAACCCCTCACACTTTGCGACACACCTTTGCAACCCATTTGTTAAATAGGGGAGCTGATTTGCGAGTGGTTCAGGAACTTCTGGGACATTCCAATATTTCTACTACTCAAATTTATACCCATGTAAGTGTAGAACGAATTACACAAGCCCACAAAAATGCCCATCCTCGTGCATGAGGAGTGGATTAATAAACAGTAAAGAAAAGGATTTTGTATGAAGTATCAGAGAGCCTTAGTTCGATTTATAATGTTTGCAATATTAGGATTAACGATGGAAATCTTATTTACAGGAATAGGTGGGCTCATATCACATGGTAATATAAGTATGAATGGACATTCTTCACCCTGGATGATGATAGATTATGGGTTGTTAGGTATTGTTACTCCATGGCTTAGGAACCCGTTAAAAGCCAAAAAGATTCCCTTACCTTTCCGAGCCATAGTTTATATGATAGGTATCTTTATTGTTGAATATGTGTCAGGCATAATCTTCCACAAAGTTTTAGGATTAAAAATTTGGGACTATTCCAATTTGCGATGGAACTTACATGGGCAGATAACATTAATGTATATTCCGGCGTGGTATTCGCTTAGTTTAGGTGTAGAAAAATTATACGAATGGGTGGACAAATCAGCATGGGCTATTCTTGCGAAATCCCCTGAAGGTTATACCCCGGAGTAGTTATTAATAAGACCCAATATTTTCAAGAATAATATATTCTTTTTCTTTTTTCACTACTTTAGGAATACAATTAGAAATATTGGTTTGAGAACACCAGCGAATATCTTCGTGGAGACCTATTTTACGGAGTTTATCTGCGTGCGGTGCAGAATTGAACAACTGTTCTATTCCTTCTAAATCGATTTTTTCCTTCCAATATTCATAATCGTCTTTTCCATGTTCTATTTGAACATCTAATAAACTAACGATATAACTTCCTGCAACCCAATCTTCTTGAGCAGAAAAATTTACATCGTCAAACAAACCTGCAGGAACAACAACAAAATCTTTATTCTGCTTTTTTAGAAAGTTACTTACTGCTTTTGCGTTAATAGTTGTAGCCATGATTAAAAAAGGAATGGCTTCATCATATCCTTCAATAAGGAGGCGGGCACCCGTTGTGGTTGTAAAGATAACTTCCTTACCTCGTGCATGTGTTGTTTCCCGTGGACTATTTCCATAATCAAAACCGGCAGGAGGCAACCCATTTCGTTCCCCATATAATAATGCGTTTGAGTGATAGGATTTTATGTGGAGAGCATGCGCTACTTCATCGGTAACTAAAATTCTTTTAGCACCAGAATGAAGCAACATGATAGCAGTAGCACTTGCTCTTAATGCATCTACGACGACAATACCTAAATGATTTGTTTTTCCAAAAATACAACCTTCTTTACCTTGTATTAAATAAGCAATCACATTCCAACCTTTATTTATTAGGCTATTTTTAAAAAATTTTAAAAATAATTCAATTTGTAATTTGATTTTTGAGTTTAAATTGTATATCTTAATATATCAATGTAAATATGGTATTCACAAAGCACTGCCCGTTGTAGCGCTTAGTGAGCCAGATAAAAACAATGGGGAGTAACCCACTGGAGGAACAATTATGGCGTTCAAAAAAGCAAAAAAAGAAGATAAGCCAATGACCAAAGCCCAAATCATCAGCACGCTTGCTGAAGCAACAGGGTTAACCAAGAAGAACATTAATGAAGTTCTTCAAAGTTTAGTAGAGTTGGCTTATGCACAAGCACCCGCCAGTTTTGTCATTCCTGGTTTAGGCAAACTGGTAGTGGTGGACCGTAAAGCCCGTATTCAAATCAATCCTCAGACCAAAGAAAAAATGAAGGTCCCCGCAAAGAAAGTTTTGAAATTCCGGATTGCAAAAGCGGCAAAAGATGCAGTTCTGGGAGCAAAGAAGTAAGTAGTATTGTGGTGTAAACAACATACTGTTACTGCGGTCTGCAAAGACCGCAGTACTTTTTTTATGGGAATAAATATTTCTAATATATGGTATAATTTTATAGTTGTACATATAATTAAAATTATTTGTGGGCTGAAATTATGAAAAGAAATAAAAGTATTTCTTGGGTTAATAATAGATTGTTAGTCCTGTTGCCTTTAATGGTAATATTAGCAATTGTTAAGGCGGAAGGAGATGTAGTTAATATAACCACTTTTTCTGAAGTGGGGGGAATTAAGATTCAAATTAATTTGTCTTCTGACCCCGAACTTAAAAAAGAAACCATAGGGGGACACACCTTTACTCATATTAGTTTTCCTGAAATGGGGACATCGGGTTCTATAGGTAATCCAGAATTACCTGCATGGAGAAGATATGTAGAAATTCCTCCTAATGCGACCGATGTATCATTAATTTATAATGTGCAAAGTCTTCCTGAAGAATTAGAAATTCAATACCCTATTTATCCCATTCAGCCTCCATGGGAAAAAATACAGGGGGTACAGAGACCCAAGTTTACAATAAATGATGATGTTTACAATTCCAGTGAGAAGCAAGGGGAAAAGGTTGCAGAAATAGAACCTTTTGGGAATGTTCGTGGAAAAAATCTTTATCAAATAACCTATTATCCTGTAAGTTATGACCCCTTAAATTCAAAAATTTATATCACCAAAAATCTTTTATTAGATATTCGTTGGAATACACCAAAAAACTTTTTGTCCCGTGATAAAAAGTATTTTTCAAAATATGTTGATGACTTATGGAACCCATATATTTTGAATTCCGCTTCTTCTATGGAAAAATCGGAAAACACAGGTTACAATATTCCTGTGGGAATGCTTGTTATTGTTGCTTCTCCTTTTATGGGGAATAGCAAACTTAATGAATGGGTTCAATGGAAGACACAAAGAGGCTTTATTGTAACTGTAGAAAATGTAGCAAATATAGGGACAAATTTTACAGCGATTAGGGATTATATTAAACAGGCATATAATAATTGGGATGTTCCACCTACATTTGTTGTTTTAGTAGGAGACCCTTACTACATTCAGGCGCCAGCAGGTTATGCCCCCAATAATCCCATTACGGATTTATATTACTCTATCGTAGATGGAGACGAATATTATACCCCAGATTTATGGGTAGGCAGGATTAGTGTATCGAGTTCAACTCAATTACAGAATACTTTAAATAAAATTCTTAAATATGAAAAAGCACAATGGACCCTTACAGAACCATGGTATATAAAAGCCTCTTTTTTAACAGGTTCAGATAACTATGAAATTACAGAGGGAACGCACAATTATGTGATTTCAAATTATTTTGAACCAGCAGAATTTGTTTCTCAAAAATTATATACAGTAACTTATGGAGCAACGAGTTCTGATGTAATTTCTGCGATTAATTCTGGAAGAGGATGGGTAGTATATTCCGGTCATGGTTCTGATATCAGTTGGGCAGATGGACCTCCCTTATCGCAAAGTGATGTTAATTCTTTAACTAATACGGTATATCCCTGGGTACTTAGTTTCGCATGCGAAACCGGACAATATGCTGAACCTGAATGTTTTGGAGAAACCTGGCAGAGAGCGTCAAAAGGCGGCGTTGGCTTTTTAGGGAGTTCTGTGACTTCCTATTGGGATGAAGATGATATGTTGGAAAAGTTTGTTATAGAAAGTTTCTTTTCATTAAAGAAAACATGGACAGCCGGGATGATACTTAATGGAAAATTAAAATTTTTTAATTATTATGGGGATACATCTACAACAAAACGCTATTTTGAGATGTATAACCTTTTAGGAGACCCTTCTACGGAAATATGGATAGGGACATTGCAAAACCCCTATATTTCCCATAGTTCTAATGTAGACCCGAACGGGTTGCCTTTATCCGTTTATATTGAGTGGCAAAATGCAGTTATATCTGTTTCTAATTCCAATACATTATTAGGTGCTATTCGTTCTAATTTCGGTAGTAATCTTGTTTCCTTTTCTCCTCCGGGAGTTGTTCCTTTAGTTAAATTAACTATAACAGGAAATCCCATAGTTCCCTATCAAGTAGATTTGCCTGTGGTGGTAGGTGCTGATGGTAGTATTCAATGGGATAAAACAATTTATAATGGTTCCGCATTAGCAACTCTTGTCCTGTCAGATGTTAATTTATCGGGACAGGGAGAAATTTCTATTCCAGTTAGGTCGGATAGTGGAGATAATGAACAGGTAATACTAACGGAATCTCAAGTTTCTG
Coding sequences within:
- a CDS encoding NAD(P)/FAD-dependent oxidoreductase, producing the protein MNSQIYDVAIIGAGCCGASIARKLSTYEISVVLLEKCVDVGFGVTKANSGIIHAGFHHPITSLKARLEIRGNLMFDQLHYELGFPFKRVGIIVVAFSIEEMKTIEHLYSQGVANGVPRMEICGRERILSLEPQLNSDVVGGLYAPTGGIIEPYRYVFALVESAQKNGVEVKTQFTVEQGIREKDYWIIKSKEGEIIKARYVVNSAGLFADEVSKSFDAELFEIIPRKGEEFLLQRNAKGLPNHVIFPVPGAHTKGILVIPTVEGTLMVGPTAIETDDKYDLETTSQNLETVFMQATYMVPAISRREIITSFAGLRPTMKGNDFYIEPSKKQPHFIQVAGIQSPGLTASPAIGDYVKDILKQEGLQLIEKKDFDPFLPHPIKVRELSFEELENVVEKDPKYGHIVCRCESVSEAEIVEAISKGHTTLDGIKFYTRSGMGRCQGAFCTYKILKIISRETGIPIEKITKRGDNSWIISQRLQTLADEKAER
- a CDS encoding FAD-dependent oxidoreductase: MQERNYDVLVIGAGAAGMAAALKVAEEGLKTAIVDREPFLGGILPQCIHNGFGVHLFKEELTGPEFAERFIQDVVKSDIDIYLNTTATNMAVHQPIKQVNLCSSEHGVFRINARAIVLAMGCRERNRGNLGIPGTRPAGIFTAGLAQRLINIDGYMPGKRVVIVGSGDIGLIMARRLTWTGAEVLAVVEILPYPSGITRNIVQCLNDFNIPLYLSHIITKIEGKDRVEAVEITPLENGAPNYTKTFKVECDTLLFSVGLVPENELTQSAGIKINPETGGPLVDTRLMTSAEGVFACGNVLHVHDLVDWVSDEAQRCGKELINFLQGKTEKIEQGKVIVGANLKYVLPNRYRLGEKNRFSMRSLIVRDKATLVVRQGEKTIRQFTLRHVKPAEMFHVELKQEDLNDLVSNGELLPIEFSLS
- a CDS encoding DUF1667 domain-containing protein — protein: MEKEVICLSCPNGCHITVQETSPGVYQFQGAKCERGEVYAYEEITDPKRVVTAVVQTNSEEMPYIPVKTDKPIPKRYINPLLVQLYKQKISIPVKCGQIIIQNFLETGVNVVITRTFPLNFGK
- a CDS encoding TlpA disulfide reductase family protein; this encodes MVNIYYRCSIALFCMLFLMTFSFFLLAVGEQSEKEPVIYDIKLTQIETLIAEKKPGLIIINLWATWCPPCVAELPHFGNIYKKYSKEKVRLYLINIEGKEIKEKVLKPFLKKNALPCPVYLLEGGKPEELEKVLKTEISGALPITIIYNSEGKLIKKFEGAITENDIELVLKQNGMSPISQN
- a CDS encoding redoxin domain-containing protein, with the translated sequence MTKTNATKKSAIIVSICMLICMVFGLTSQIKALNIGDPMPDFNLKDYDGKEHSLTQYKGKIVVIEFCSQECPYSRGADPDLAKLHAKYSTKGVVFIGIDSHFKTQPEDIKKYALETKKPYPILKDVENKYADKVDAKVTPEIFIVDKDGKLVYHGAFDDRKGPDGQPTEKYTENAIEALLAGKPIEKAETKAWGCTIKRVPKS
- a CDS encoding DUF177 domain-containing protein; translated protein: MDILKIRIMDISDKGYQIDEIIKVAELQPVDVEALPIETIHLTGIVKKTGKNFLFQGKISGYYKHTCDRCLDDMQYKLDKEIIWLFERGQGNIYLNPVEESDRNVENKYRRGKEEFDELAEKRMFQGDEIDLTPYVWEELVLDMPYKFLCSETCAGLCPVCGANLNHETCSCNINCEEEKTQLSNTKLSELLQGINLNLKEE
- the rpmF gene encoding 50S ribosomal protein L32; this encodes MPVPKRRTGKAKKNMRRSHHALTKPNLVECPHCSEKILPHRVCPKCGYYKNRLVLNLEEE
- the plsX gene encoding phosphate acyltransferase PlsX, which encodes MRIALDAMGSDGAPAIEVQGAVEASLDQNCDIVLVGNEEILKKELEKYPKKGNIEIVHTPEYISMQDQLVLALRQKKESSLLVALRKLKAGEVDAVVSAGNTGAVMVGSRIILGIMQGISRPALAQALPTIGGKVVLLDLGANVDCQVRHLCDFALMGIAYSHYALGVENPRLGLINIGEEMVKGSSVLKQTFQILSKIEGIKFVGNVEPNGVFGGEADVVVCDGFVGNVILKTAESVAKFVGNFMKEQLLKSSMNRLGAVLARSALQELKKTVNPNEYPGAPLLGVQGIVIVLHGASTALGIANGIRGAVKAVESDLLGHIADNIGKFSCKEVLDTEEEKNQQSTNDTTNEGKEPIDVT
- a CDS encoding tyrosine recombinase XerC; translated protein: MNPNEITSKLKPLVDYFLELAVFEWGLSENTLITYRRNLNSYILFISEKNIDDLTKINSHFILEYLLTLQKRGISARSLAQHLSTLRGFYKFLYDEQIIDKNTIDGLDTPRLSKKLPHFLTEGEIEQIFKVAETSPRNKERDLAILELFYSCGFRVSELTHITIHDLSLNEGMLRVRGKGDKVRIVPIGNVAIEKIQNWLRIRETGKVKSSAVFLSKTGKSMSRVTLWRIIKHYAMLAGLSDRVTPHTLRHTFATHLLNRGADLRVVQELLGHSNISTTQIYTHVSVERITQAHKNAHPRA
- a CDS encoding 2-phosphosulfolactate phosphatase, whose protein sequence is MIAYLIQGKEGCIFGKTNHLGIVVVDALRASATAIMLLHSGAKRILVTDEVAHALHIKSYHSNALLYGERNGLPPAGFDYGNSPRETTHARGKEVIFTTTTGARLLIEGYDEAIPFLIMATTINAKAVSNFLKKQNKDFVVVPAGLFDDVNFSAQEDWVAGSYIVSLLDVQIEHGKDDYEYWKEKIDLEGIEQLFNSAPHADKLRKIGLHEDIRWCSQTNISNCIPKVVKKEKEYIILENIGSY
- a CDS encoding HU family DNA-binding protein, coding for MAFKKAKKEDKPMTKAQIISTLAEATGLTKKNINEVLQSLVELAYAQAPASFVIPGLGKLVVVDRKARIQINPQTKEKMKVPAKKVLKFRIAKAAKDAVLGAKK